TGACGCGGCGGCCGAAATCGGTGACGTCGGTCTTGGCGGCATCGGGGTCGATCGGCCCGCCGATCAGCGTCAGCGAGCGGGGCTGGGCATCGGGGTCTTCGGCGGCAAGGTAGGCCGTGGCGGCCAGCGCCAGCGGTGCCGGCTGGCAGACCGCGATCACATGCGTGTCCGGTCCCAGGAAGCGCATGAACTCGACGAGGTAGTGGGTGTAATCCTCGACGTCGAACTTGCCGGCGGAGACGGGAATGTCGCGGGCGTTGTGCCAGTCGGTGATGAACACCTCGCAGTCGGGCAGCAGGCTGGCGACGGTCGAGCGCAGCAGCGTCGCGTAATGGCCCGACATCGGCGCGACCAGCATCACGCGGCGGCGTTTCTGCGGCCGGCCGTGCACCTGGAACTGGATCAGGTCGCCGAAGGGACGCTCGACCGCCTTCTCGACCGACACGATATGGTCGCGCCCGTCCGCGCCCACCACGGTGTTGATGTTCCAGTCGGGCTTGGCGACCATGCGCGCGAAGGTCCGTTCGGTCACCTCGCCCCAGGCGGCGACCATCTTGAAGAACGGGTTCGGAAACATGCTGACCGCGGGGTAGGACCCCAGCGCCTGCGCCGTCGCGCCCAGCCACTGGTTGGTGGTGCGCAGCGTTTCCATCAGGTCGTAGGTCGCCATATGTTTCATTCGCCACTCCTTTTCCGATAGGGTATCGGAGATGCAGGGGCAGCGGAAGCCGGCCGTGACGGCAATGCTGCAGCCGCGAAGTTAGAGGGGAAACCGCGCCGTGACAACTGAGGAAGACGCGCCCGTTAGGAATCTCGAGCGCCTGAACGAGAACCTCGCCAAGCTGGAGGAGCTGTCCGAACGGCTCATGACGGCCGTCTCGCAGAAGCGCCGGATCGACCCGAACCTG
This genomic window from Rhodovulum sp. ES.010 contains:
- the phaZ gene encoding polyhydroxyalkanoate depolymerase, whose amino-acid sequence is MKHMATYDLMETLRTTNQWLGATAQALGSYPAVSMFPNPFFKMVAAWGEVTERTFARMVAKPDWNINTVVGADGRDHIVSVEKAVERPFGDLIQFQVHGRPQKRRRVMLVAPMSGHYATLLRSTVASLLPDCEVFITDWHNARDIPVSAGKFDVEDYTHYLVEFMRFLGPDTHVIAVCQPAPLALAATAYLAAEDPDAQPRSLTLIGGPIDPDAAKTDVTDFGRRVTMGQLEQIAIQRVGFKYAGVGRLVYPGLLQLASFMSMNAERHSRAFTEQILKVAKEEAADHDKHNRFYDEYLAVMDMTAEFYLSTVERVFKRREIAQNEFKVAGRPVDIAAITDVAVKTVEGANDDISAPGQCIAALDLLTGLPDEKKASHLEPGAGHYGIFAGKSWRNNIRPLVLEFIDANSGRPRPQRAQLRSV